In a single window of the Petrotoga mexicana DSM 14811 genome:
- a CDS encoding MBL fold metallo-hydrolase produces MDVGQGDSVYIKLPNNVDILIDGGNNWYGDDVVTYLKSQDVDDIEYLIATHPDADHIGGLDDVLKAFEVENVYAPDVSHTTKTYNDFVLEVRNEGTYIKTTKAGITLINPALAAVIGCPSFSNVYLLGPVKNYGTDLNSWSAVMKLDFGISSYLFTGDADRISEKDMIDNGMFLNADVLKVGHHGSNSSTSQEFLKEVNPKYAVISVGKNNNYGHPAQEILERLEMYKVDLFRTDLQGHIIAISDGNKINFNVEPINTVNFMEDAQESAPQKTSILITNLDVSDEKVTICNKTDEDVDLTGWVLVSEVGNQKFNFPDGYILKAGKCVNILSGRNAIDEPPTNLKWTGAYIWNNDGDIAALYDAEGILISRVEF; encoded by the coding sequence CTTACCTCAAATCCCAAGATGTTGATGATATAGAGTATTTGATAGCTACTCATCCTGATGCAGACCATATAGGTGGGTTAGATGATGTTTTAAAAGCTTTTGAAGTTGAAAATGTGTATGCCCCGGATGTTTCCCACACCACGAAAACCTATAATGATTTTGTCTTAGAAGTGAGAAACGAAGGAACCTACATTAAAACAACTAAGGCTGGGATTACTTTAATTAACCCTGCTTTAGCGGCAGTTATAGGTTGCCCTTCATTCAGTAATGTGTATCTTCTTGGACCGGTGAAAAATTATGGAACAGATCTTAATTCTTGGAGTGCTGTTATGAAGTTAGATTTTGGAATTTCTTCTTATCTTTTCACTGGAGATGCCGATAGAATTTCTGAAAAAGATATGATAGATAACGGTATGTTTTTAAATGCAGATGTTCTTAAGGTTGGCCATCATGGATCCAATTCTTCGACCTCGCAAGAGTTTTTAAAAGAAGTTAATCCAAAATATGCGGTTATATCTGTTGGTAAAAATAATAATTACGGTCACCCAGCACAGGAAATATTAGAAAGATTGGAAATGTATAAGGTAGATCTTTTTCGTACAGATTTGCAGGGACATATTATAGCTATTAGTGATGGGAATAAAATAAATTTTAACGTTGAACCAATTAACACTGTTAATTTTATGGAAGATGCTCAAGAATCAGCACCACAAAAAACTTCTATATTGATTACGAACTTAGATGTGTCTGATGAGAAGGTCACTATTTGTAACAAGACTGACGAAGACGTTGATTTAACAGGATGGGTTTTGGTTAGCGAAGTTGGAAACCAAAAGTTTAATTTTCCAGATGGATATATACTTAAAGCTGGAAAATGTGTGAATATTTTGTCAGGCCGTAACGCAATAGATGAACCTCCAACTAATTTAAAATGGACAGGAGCTTATATTTGGAATAACGATGGAGATATTGCAGCCCTATACGATGCAGAAGGGATACTAATAAGTAGG